The following coding sequences lie in one Panicum virgatum strain AP13 chromosome 6N, P.virgatum_v5, whole genome shotgun sequence genomic window:
- the LOC120680284 gene encoding probable 2-oxoglutarate-dependent dioxygenase SLC1 — protein MSLVAAPMAAVVDLATSAQLQQATMEVEEEAKAEQQQESYSSILLMKGVRHLSDSGITRLPDRYVLPAPDRPDAGAGHDGLATTTTSVVKVKLPVVDLARLRDPSQRAAVLQTLDAACRGYGFFQVVNHGVDGDVIAGMLDVARRFFELPLPERARYMSPDVRAAVRYGTSFNQAKDAVLCWRDFLKLACHPLRDVVASWPREPTDLRDVASRYAAASHGLFMELMEAALQALLGMAAAAGVLGELAAASSHMMTVNCYPACPQPELTLGMPAHSDYGLFTLVLQDHVEGLQVMHAGRWLTVDPIPGAFVVNVGDHLEILSNGAYKSVLHRVRVNSTRPRMSVASFHSLPAERVVGPAPELVDEAAGKPRRYMDTDFATFLAYLASADGKDKTFLQSRMLLHDHDHDHDHCAAASILRPSN, from the exons ATGAGCTTGGTTGCGGCGCCAATGGCGGCGGTCGTTGACTTGGCCACCAGCGCCCAGCTGCAGCAAGCCACCATGGAAGTGGAAGAAGAAGCCAAggccgagcagcagcaggaatcgTACAGTAGTATCCTGCTGATGAAAGGCGTGCGGCACCTCTCCGACAGCGGCATTACCAGGCTGCCCGACAGGTACGTCCTGCCCGCACCCGACCGCCCCGATGCTGGTGCTGGCCATGATGGcctggccaccaccaccaccagcgtcGTCAAGGTCAAGCTCCCCGTCGTCGACCTCGCCCGCCTCCGCGACCCCTCCcagcgcgccgccgtgctccagaCGCTCGACGCCGCCTGCCGAGGCTACGGATTCTTCCAGGTGGTGAACCACGGGGTGGACGGCGACGTGATCGCCGGGATGCTGGACGTGGCGCGGCGCTTCTTCGAGCTGCCGCTGCCGGAGCGGGCGCGCTACATGTCGCCGGACgtgcgcgccgccgtgcgctaCGGCACCAGCTTCAACCAGGCCAAGGACGCCGTGCTCTGCTGGCGCGACTTCCTCAAGCTCGCGTGCCACCCGCTGCGCGACGTCGTGGCGTCGTGGCCCCGGGAGCCCACGGACCTGAGGGACGTGGCGTCCAGGTACGCGGCGGCGAGCCACGGCCTGTTCATGGAGCTcatggaggcggcgctgcaggcCCTGCTGGgcatggctgctgctgccggcgtgctgggggagctggcggcggcgtcgtcgcaCATGATGACGGTCAACTGCTACCCGGCGTGCCCGCAGCCGGAGCTCACGCTGGGGATGCCGGCGCACTCGGACTACGGCCTCTTCACCTTGGTCCTGCAGGACCACGTGGAGGGCCTCCAGGTCATGCACGCCGGACGCTGGCTCACCGTCGACCCAATCCCGGGCGCCTTCGTCGTCAACGTCGGCGACCACCTAGAG ATCTTGAGCAACGGCGCGTACAAGAGCGTCCTTCACCGTGTGCGGGTGAACTCGACGCGGCCGCGCATGTCGGTGGCGTCGTTCCACAGCCTGCCGGCGGAGAGGGTGGTggggccggcgccggagctggtGGACGAGGCGGCCGGCAAGCCGCGGCGGTACATGGACACGGACTTCGCCACCTTCCTGGCCTACCTGGCTTCCGCCGACGGCAAGGACAAGACCTTCCTCCAGTCAAGGATGCTCCTCCATGACCATGACCATGACCATGACCATTGCGCTGCTGCTTCAATTCTTCGTCCTTCTAACTAG
- the LOC120677309 gene encoding protein RGF1 INDUCIBLE TRANSCRIPTION FACTOR 1-like, with amino-acid sequence MMLRRVASSTPVPEWLEALLSTRFFLACGAHPASPRNECNMFCLECRGAPPPAFCYYCRAHRHASHRVIQIRRSSYHDVVRVSEVEDVLDITGVQTYVINSARVLFLNERPQPRGAGAAAGKAAASPYNCEICGRALLDPFRFCSLGCKLVDTKRSNGHAAAPTDGGADNEEAEEVGGSKNAAARPQGHRRKGIPHRAPFWS; translated from the exons ATGATGCTGCGGCGCGTGGCCTCGTCGACGCCGGTGCCCGAGTGGCTGGAGGCGCTCCTCAGCACGCGCTTCTTCCTGGCCTGCGGCGCGCACCCGGCGTCCCCGCGCAACGAGTGCAACATGTTCTGCCTCGAGTGccggggggcgccgccgccggccttctgCTACTACTGCAGGGCGCACCGACACGCATCCCACAGGGTCATCCAG ATACGGCGCTCCTCCTACCACGACGTCGTCCGCGTCTCCGAGGTGGAGGACGTCCTCGACATCACCGGCGTCCAGACCTACGTCATCAACAGCGCCAGGGTGCTCTTCCTCAACGAGCGCCCCCagccgcgcggcgccggcgccgccgccggcaaggcAGCCGCCTCCCCCTACAACTGCGAGATCTGCGGCCGCGCGCTGCTCGACCCCTTCCGCTTCTGCTCCCTCGGATGCAAG TTGGTGGACACCAAGCGGAGCAACGGCCACGCGGCGGCGCCcaccgacggcggcgcggacaatgaggaggcggaggaggtcggcggGAGCAAGAacgccgcggcgcggccgcaGGGCCACCGGCGGAAGGGGATCCCCCACCGCGCGCCCTTCTGGTCCTGA